One Pseudomonas sp. AN-1 genomic region harbors:
- the murG gene encoding undecaprenyldiphospho-muramoylpentapeptide beta-N-acetylglucosaminyltransferase, translated as MPANVLIMAGGTGGHVFPALACAREFQARGYNVHWLGTPRGIENELVPQAGLPLHRIEMSGLRGKGLLSLLKAPLLLARALWQARRVLRELRPVCVLGMGGFVTGPGGWAARLAGVPLVIHEQNAVAGTANRALVPFAARVCEAFPDTFAASAKRRTTGNPVRPELFLAASRQSPAARPVRLLVLGGSLGAEPLNKLLPAALAQVKAELRPQVRHQAGRQHAEVTRARYAEAGVDAEVLPFIRDMAAAYAWADLVICRAGALTVCELAAAGLPSLLIPLPHAIDDHQTRNAEYLARAGAAVLLPQHATDAAALAAQLTEVLMHSEKLEAMGATARRLAKPEATREVVDICLEVAHG; from the coding sequence ATGCCCGCTAACGTGCTGATCATGGCCGGCGGCACCGGCGGGCACGTGTTCCCGGCGCTGGCCTGCGCCCGCGAGTTCCAGGCGCGTGGCTACAACGTGCACTGGCTGGGCACCCCGCGAGGCATCGAGAACGAACTGGTGCCGCAGGCCGGCCTGCCGCTGCACCGCATCGAGATGAGCGGCCTGCGTGGCAAGGGCCTGCTGTCGCTGCTCAAGGCGCCGCTGCTGCTGGCCAGGGCGCTGTGGCAGGCGCGCCGCGTGCTGCGCGAGCTGCGCCCGGTCTGCGTGCTGGGCATGGGCGGCTTCGTCACCGGCCCCGGTGGCTGGGCCGCGCGCCTGGCCGGCGTGCCGCTGGTGATCCACGAGCAGAACGCCGTGGCCGGCACCGCCAACCGGGCCCTGGTGCCCTTCGCGGCGCGGGTCTGCGAGGCCTTCCCGGATACCTTCGCCGCCAGCGCCAAGCGCCGCACCACCGGCAATCCGGTGCGCCCGGAGCTGTTCCTCGCCGCCTCCCGGCAGAGCCCGGCCGCGCGCCCGGTGCGCCTGCTGGTGCTGGGCGGCAGCCTGGGCGCCGAGCCGCTCAACAAGCTGCTGCCGGCGGCGCTGGCACAGGTGAAGGCCGAGCTGCGCCCGCAGGTGCGCCACCAGGCTGGCCGGCAGCACGCCGAGGTAACCCGTGCGCGCTACGCCGAGGCCGGCGTCGACGCCGAGGTGCTGCCGTTCATCCGCGACATGGCCGCGGCCTATGCCTGGGCCGACCTGGTGATCTGCCGGGCCGGCGCGCTGACCGTCTGCGAGCTGGCCGCCGCCGGCCTGCCGTCGCTGCTCATTCCGCTGCCGCACGCCATCGACGATCACCAGACGCGCAATGCCGAATATCTGGCCAGGGCCGGTGCCGCCGTGCTCTTGCCGCAACATGCCACTGACGCGGCCGCGCTGGCCGCGCAGCTGACCGAGGTCCTGATGCACAGCGAAAAACTCGAAGCCATGGGCGCTACTGCCCGCCGCCTGGCCAAGCCCGAAGCCACCCGCGAGGTGGTCGATATCTGCCTGGAGGTGGCCCATGGCTGA
- a CDS encoding UDP-N-acetylmuramoyl-L-alanyl-D-glutamate--2,6-diaminopimelate ligase, whose product MPMSLLKMFPQARRDALIRELSLDSRALRPGDLFLAIPGHHSDGRAYVADAIARGAAAVAYEAEGALDIPDSAATVLIPVKGLAGQLSAIAGRFYGDPSRSLDLIGVTGTNGKTSVSQLLAQALDLLGQRCGLIGTLGVGFHDDLQCGRHTTPDPLAVQAELARLKQAGARAVAMEVSSHGLDQGRVEALDFDVAVFTNLSRDHLDYHGDMAAYGEAKARLFAWPGLCTRVINLDDLFGRELAARPAPSRLISYSQIDPAATLYCTEAEFGEAGVRARLITAQGDGLLVSPLLGRFNLSNLLAVVGALMGLNHPLDEILRVLPQLKGPVGRMQRLGGGAGPLVVVDYAHTPDALEKVLEALRPHTRGRLLCLFGCGGDRDRGKRPLMAAAVEGLADGVWVTDDNPRSEDPQRIVADIRAGFREPERVTFVAGRGEAIRRLIAGAAPDDVILLAGKGHEDYQEIAGVRHPFSDIEQAAAALAEREVQDA is encoded by the coding sequence ATGCCGATGAGTCTGCTGAAGATGTTTCCCCAGGCGCGTCGCGACGCGCTGATCCGCGAACTGAGCCTGGACAGTCGGGCGCTGCGCCCGGGCGACCTGTTTCTCGCCATCCCCGGCCATCACAGCGATGGCCGGGCCTATGTCGCCGACGCCATCGCCCGCGGTGCCGCTGCGGTGGCCTACGAGGCCGAGGGCGCGCTCGACATACCCGACTCCGCGGCGACCGTGCTGATCCCGGTGAAGGGCCTGGCCGGCCAGCTGTCGGCCATCGCCGGGCGTTTCTACGGCGATCCCAGCCGCAGCCTCGACCTGATCGGCGTCACCGGTACCAACGGCAAGACCAGCGTCAGCCAGCTGCTGGCCCAGGCCCTCGACCTGCTCGGCCAGCGCTGCGGCCTGATCGGCACCCTCGGCGTCGGCTTCCACGACGACCTGCAGTGCGGCCGCCATACCACTCCCGATCCGCTCGCCGTGCAGGCCGAGCTGGCGCGCCTCAAGCAGGCCGGCGCCCGGGCGGTGGCCATGGAGGTGTCCTCCCACGGCCTCGACCAGGGCCGGGTCGAGGCGCTGGACTTCGACGTGGCGGTGTTCACCAACCTGTCGCGCGACCACCTCGACTACCACGGCGACATGGCTGCCTACGGCGAGGCCAAGGCGCGGCTGTTCGCCTGGCCGGGCCTGTGCACCCGGGTGATCAACCTCGACGACCTGTTCGGTCGCGAGCTGGCCGCTCGCCCGGCACCGTCGCGGCTGATCAGCTACAGCCAGATCGATCCCGCCGCCACCCTCTACTGCACCGAGGCCGAGTTCGGCGAGGCGGGCGTGCGCGCCCGGCTGATCACCGCCCAGGGCGACGGCCTGCTGGTCAGCCCGCTGCTCGGCCGCTTCAACCTGAGCAACCTGCTGGCGGTGGTCGGTGCGCTGATGGGGCTGAATCATCCGCTGGACGAGATCCTGCGCGTGCTGCCGCAGCTCAAGGGCCCGGTCGGACGCATGCAGCGCCTCGGCGGCGGCGCCGGGCCGCTGGTGGTGGTCGACTATGCGCACACTCCGGATGCCCTGGAGAAGGTCCTCGAGGCCTTGCGCCCGCACACCCGTGGCCGCCTGCTGTGCCTGTTCGGCTGCGGCGGCGACCGCGACCGCGGCAAGCGCCCGCTGATGGCTGCGGCCGTCGAGGGGCTGGCCGACGGCGTCTGGGTCACCGACGACAATCCGCGCAGCGAGGATCCGCAGCGGATCGTCGCCGACATCCGCGCCGGCTTCCGCGAGCCGGAGCGGGTGACCTTCGTCGCCGGGCGCGGCGAGGCGATCCGCCGGCTGATCGCCGGCGCGGCGCCGGACGACGTGATCCTGCTGGCCGGCAAGGGCCACGAGGACTACCAGGAAATCGCCGGGGTGCGCCATCCCTTCTCCGATATCGAACAGGCCGCCGCCGCGCTGGCCGAACGCGAGGTGCAGGATGCTTGA
- the murD gene encoding UDP-N-acetylmuramoyl-L-alanine--D-glutamate ligase: MTLIASDQFRIVVGLGKSGMSLVRFLARQGVPFAVVDTRTNPPELATLEAEYPQVEVRCGALDVDFLCRASELYVSPGLPLATAALQEARARGVRLSGDIDLFVRHARAPIVAITGSNAKSTVTTLVGEMAQAAGKKVAVGGNLGTPALDLLADDIELYVLELSSFQLESTERLSAEVATCLNVSDDHMDRYSGMESYHLAKHRIFRGARQVVVNRQDPLSRPLIADQVPCWSFGLDKPDFKSFGILEENGEKYLAFQFSKLMPVRELKIRGAHNQANALAALALGHAVGLPLAPMLDTLRRFTGLAHRCQWVRERDGVTFYDDSKATNVGAALAAIDGLGAEIDGKLLLIAGGDGKGADFNPLRASVARYCRAVVLLGRDAELIAGALTGSDEQPVVPLVRVASLDEAVQRCAELAEAGDAVLLSPACASLDMFRNFEERGRLFAAAARELP, encoded by the coding sequence ATGACGCTGATCGCTTCCGACCAGTTCCGCATCGTTGTCGGCCTCGGCAAGAGCGGCATGTCGCTGGTGCGCTTCCTCGCCCGCCAGGGCGTGCCCTTCGCTGTGGTCGACACCCGTACCAATCCGCCGGAACTGGCCACCCTCGAGGCCGAGTACCCGCAGGTCGAGGTACGCTGCGGCGCGCTGGACGTCGACTTTCTCTGCCGCGCCAGCGAGCTGTACGTCAGCCCCGGCCTGCCGCTGGCCACCGCCGCGCTGCAGGAGGCCCGGGCGCGCGGAGTCAGGCTGTCCGGCGACATCGACCTGTTCGTACGCCACGCCCGGGCGCCGATCGTCGCCATCACCGGTTCCAACGCCAAGAGCACCGTGACCACCCTGGTCGGCGAGATGGCGCAGGCCGCCGGCAAGAAGGTGGCGGTGGGCGGCAACCTCGGCACCCCGGCGCTGGATCTGCTGGCTGACGACATCGAGCTGTACGTGCTGGAGCTGTCCAGCTTCCAGTTGGAGAGCACCGAGCGGCTGAGCGCCGAGGTGGCCACCTGCCTGAATGTCAGCGACGACCACATGGACCGCTACAGCGGCATGGAAAGCTATCACCTGGCCAAGCACCGCATCTTCCGTGGCGCCCGCCAGGTAGTGGTCAACCGCCAGGACCCGCTGTCGCGGCCGCTGATCGCCGACCAGGTGCCGTGCTGGAGCTTCGGCCTCGACAAGCCGGACTTCAAGTCGTTCGGCATCCTCGAGGAGAACGGCGAGAAGTACCTCGCCTTCCAGTTCAGCAAGCTGATGCCGGTGCGCGAGCTGAAGATCCGCGGCGCGCACAACCAGGCCAACGCCCTGGCCGCGCTGGCCCTCGGCCATGCCGTCGGCCTGCCGCTGGCGCCGATGCTCGACACCCTGCGCCGCTTCACCGGCCTGGCGCACCGCTGCCAGTGGGTGCGCGAGCGTGACGGGGTGACCTTCTACGACGATTCCAAGGCGACCAACGTCGGTGCCGCGCTGGCGGCCATCGACGGCCTGGGCGCCGAGATCGACGGCAAGCTGCTGCTGATCGCCGGCGGCGACGGCAAGGGCGCCGACTTCAACCCGCTGCGTGCCAGCGTGGCGCGCTACTGCCGGGCGGTGGTGCTGCTCGGCCGCGATGCCGAACTGATCGCTGGCGCGCTGACCGGCAGCGACGAGCAGCCGGTGGTGCCGCTGGTGCGTGTCGCCAGTCTCGACGAGGCGGTGCAGCGCTGCGCCGAACTGGCCGAGGCGGGCGACGCCGTGCTGCTGTCGCCGGCCTGCGCCAGCCTGGACATGTTCAGGAACTTCGAGGAGCGCGGCCGTCTGTTCGCCGCGGCCGCGAGGGAGCTGCCCTGA
- the ftsW gene encoding putative lipid II flippase FtsW → MRALLRLSPSPLRSRRGVDMDFPLLAGCLALLGLGFVMVSSASSEVAGALSGNSLYFMVRQLLFLAVGCAAAGVVLLVPVATWQKNGGKLLIAAFILLVLVLVPGIGREVNGARRWIGFGGINIQPSELAKLFTVIYLGGYLVRRQADVHNSWKGLLMPLIVLGLMAGLLLSEPDFGATVVLVGSGITMLFLGGVSLLRFLPMVIGVLALGVVVMTSQAYRLKRLTNFIDPWADQFGAGYQLSQALIAFGRGEWLGVGLGNSVQKQFYLPEAHTDFVFAVLAEELGMIGALATVALFVLVTLRALHIGLQAEKDQQYFSAYVAYGVAIQWIGQFLINIGVNVGLLPTKGLTLPFLSYGGSSLVVCCVSLALLLRIDWERRNLLGNAEMEFTEEDFAEEEPRHAR, encoded by the coding sequence ATGCGCGCGCTGCTGCGCCTGAGCCCGTCGCCGCTGCGCAGTCGGCGCGGCGTCGACATGGACTTCCCGCTGCTGGCGGGTTGCCTGGCGCTGCTCGGCCTCGGCTTCGTGATGGTCTCCTCGGCGTCCTCCGAGGTGGCCGGTGCCTTGTCGGGCAACTCGCTGTACTTCATGGTCCGCCAGCTGCTGTTCCTCGCCGTCGGCTGCGCGGCCGCCGGCGTGGTCCTGCTGGTGCCGGTGGCGACCTGGCAGAAGAACGGCGGCAAGCTGCTGATCGCCGCCTTCATCCTGCTGGTGCTGGTGCTGGTGCCGGGCATCGGCCGCGAGGTCAACGGCGCGCGGCGCTGGATCGGCTTCGGCGGCATCAACATCCAGCCTTCGGAGCTGGCCAAGCTGTTCACCGTGATCTACCTGGGCGGTTACCTGGTGCGCCGCCAGGCCGACGTGCACAACAGCTGGAAGGGGCTGCTCATGCCCTTGATCGTGCTCGGCCTGATGGCCGGCCTGCTGCTCTCCGAGCCGGACTTCGGTGCCACCGTGGTGCTGGTCGGCTCCGGCATCACCATGCTGTTCCTCGGTGGCGTCAGCCTGCTGCGCTTCCTGCCGATGGTGATCGGTGTGCTGGCGCTCGGCGTGGTGGTGATGACCAGCCAGGCCTACCGTCTCAAGCGCCTGACCAACTTCATCGACCCCTGGGCCGATCAGTTCGGCGCCGGCTACCAGCTCAGCCAGGCGCTGATCGCCTTCGGCCGCGGCGAGTGGCTGGGCGTCGGTCTGGGCAACAGCGTGCAGAAGCAGTTCTACCTGCCGGAGGCGCACACCGACTTCGTGTTCGCCGTGCTCGCCGAGGAACTGGGCATGATCGGCGCACTGGCCACCGTGGCGCTGTTCGTGCTGGTCACCCTGCGCGCGCTGCACATCGGCCTGCAGGCGGAAAAGGACCAGCAGTATTTCTCGGCCTACGTGGCCTACGGAGTGGCCATCCAGTGGATCGGCCAGTTCCTGATCAACATCGGCGTGAACGTCGGCCTGTTGCCGACCAAGGGCCTGACCCTGCCGTTCCTCAGCTACGGGGGCAGTTCGCTGGTGGTCTGCTGCGTCAGCCTGGCCCTGCTGCTGCGCATCGACTGGGAGCGGCGCAACCTGCTGGGAAATGCAGAGATGGAGTTTACCGAAGAGGATTTTGCCGAGGAGGAACCGCGCCATGCCCGCTAA
- the murC gene encoding UDP-N-acetylmuramate--L-alanine ligase produces MADALRGNNPAEVRRMRRIRRIHFVGIGGVGMCGIAEVLLNLGYQVSGSDLKASPVTARLESFGAQIFIGHRAENVEQADVLVVSSAINPANPEVAHALERRIPVVPRAEMLAELMRYRHGIAVAGTHGKTTTTSLIASVFAAAGLDPTFVIGGKLTAAGTNAQLGASRYLVAEADESDASFLHLQPMVSVVTNIDADHMSTYGGDFNKLKKTFVDFLHNLPFYGLAVLCVDDPVVREILPQVSRPIVTYGFDEGADLRAIDVRQQGMRTYFTVLRKDREPLAVVVNMPGRHNVLNALATIAIATDEGIGDDAILAGLSGFQGVGRRFQVYGELPAEGGSVMLVDDYGHHPREVAAVIKAVRDGWPERRLVMVYQPHRYSRTRDLYDDFVQVLGEASVLLLMEVYPAGEEPIPGADSRQLCHSIRQRGVLDPIYVERGTDLAPLLKPLLRPNDILLCQGAGDIGGVAPQLINHPLFAVQGESK; encoded by the coding sequence ATGGCTGATGCCCTGCGCGGCAACAATCCGGCCGAGGTACGGCGCATGCGCCGCATCCGTCGCATCCACTTCGTCGGCATCGGTGGCGTCGGCATGTGCGGCATCGCCGAGGTGCTGCTCAACCTCGGCTACCAGGTGTCCGGCTCCGACCTCAAGGCCTCGCCGGTGACCGCGCGCCTGGAGAGCTTCGGTGCGCAGATCTTCATCGGCCACCGCGCCGAGAACGTCGAGCAGGCCGACGTGCTGGTGGTGTCCAGCGCCATCAACCCGGCCAACCCGGAAGTCGCCCATGCCCTGGAGCGGCGCATCCCGGTGGTGCCGCGTGCCGAGATGCTCGCCGAGCTGATGCGCTACCGCCACGGCATCGCGGTGGCCGGCACCCACGGCAAGACCACCACCACCAGCCTGATCGCCTCGGTGTTCGCCGCCGCCGGCCTCGATCCGACCTTCGTCATCGGTGGCAAGCTGACCGCTGCCGGCACCAACGCCCAGCTCGGCGCCAGCCGCTATCTGGTGGCCGAGGCCGACGAGAGCGACGCCAGCTTCCTGCACCTGCAGCCGATGGTCTCGGTGGTCACCAACATCGACGCCGACCACATGAGCACCTACGGCGGCGACTTCAACAAGCTGAAGAAGACCTTCGTCGACTTCCTGCACAACCTGCCGTTCTATGGCCTGGCGGTGCTCTGCGTCGACGACCCGGTGGTGCGCGAGATCCTGCCGCAGGTCAGCCGGCCGATCGTCACCTACGGCTTCGACGAGGGCGCCGACCTGCGCGCCATCGACGTGCGCCAGCAGGGCATGCGCACCTACTTCACCGTGCTGCGCAAGGACCGCGAGCCGCTCGCCGTGGTGGTCAACATGCCCGGCCGGCACAACGTGCTCAACGCGCTGGCCACCATCGCCATCGCCACCGACGAGGGCATCGGCGACGACGCCATCCTCGCCGGCCTGTCCGGCTTCCAGGGCGTCGGTCGGCGCTTCCAGGTCTACGGCGAGCTGCCGGCCGAAGGCGGCAGCGTGATGCTGGTCGACGACTACGGCCACCACCCGCGCGAGGTTGCCGCGGTGATCAAGGCGGTGCGCGACGGCTGGCCGGAGCGGCGGCTGGTGATGGTCTATCAGCCGCACCGCTACAGCCGCACCCGCGACCTCTACGACGACTTCGTGCAGGTGCTCGGCGAGGCCAGCGTGCTGCTGCTGATGGAGGTCTACCCGGCCGGCGAGGAGCCGATCCCCGGTGCCGACAGCCGCCAGCTGTGCCACAGCATCCGCCAGCGCGGCGTGCTCGACCCGATCTACGTCGAGCGCGGCACCGACCTGGCGCCGCTGCTCAAGCCGCTGCTGCGCCCAAACGACATCCTGCTCTGCCAGGGCGCCGGCGACATCGGCGGCGTCGCTCCGCAACTGATCAACCATCCGCTGTTCGCTGTGCAAGGTGAGTCGAAATGA
- the mraY gene encoding phospho-N-acetylmuramoyl-pentapeptide-transferase, translating into MLLLLAEFLQQFHKGFAVFQYLTLRGILGVLTALALALWLGPWMIKTLRTRQIGQAVRDDGPQSHLSKKGTPTMGGALILSAIAISTLLWADLSNRYVWVVLGVTLLFGAIGWVDDYRKVIEKNSRGLPSRWKYFWQSVFGLAAAVFLYMTAATPVETTLFLPLLKNIEIPLGIFFVVLTYFVIVGSSNAVNLTDGLDGLAILPTVLVGGALGIFCYLSGNAKFAEYLLIPYVAGSGELIVFCGALIGAGLGFLWFNTYPAQVFMGDVGALALGAALGTIAVIVRQEVVLFIMGGVFVMETLSVVIQVASFKLTGRRVFRMAPIHHHFELKGWPEPRVIVRFWIITVVLVLVGLSTLKLR; encoded by the coding sequence ATGCTGCTGCTGTTGGCCGAGTTTCTGCAACAGTTCCACAAGGGCTTCGCGGTCTTTCAGTACCTGACCCTGCGCGGAATCCTCGGCGTGCTCACCGCCCTGGCCCTGGCACTGTGGCTGGGGCCGTGGATGATCAAGACCCTGCGCACCCGCCAGATCGGCCAGGCGGTGCGCGACGACGGCCCGCAGTCGCACCTGTCGAAGAAGGGCACGCCGACCATGGGCGGTGCGCTGATCCTCTCCGCCATCGCCATCAGCACCCTGCTGTGGGCCGACCTGTCCAATCGCTACGTGTGGGTGGTGCTCGGCGTCACCCTGCTGTTCGGCGCCATCGGCTGGGTCGACGATTACCGCAAGGTGATCGAGAAGAACTCGCGTGGTCTGCCGAGCCGCTGGAAGTACTTCTGGCAGTCGGTGTTCGGCCTCGCCGCGGCGGTGTTCCTCTATATGACCGCCGCCACCCCGGTGGAGACCACCCTGTTCCTGCCGCTGCTGAAGAACATCGAGATCCCGCTGGGGATCTTCTTCGTCGTGCTGACCTATTTCGTCATCGTCGGCTCGAGCAATGCGGTCAACCTGACCGACGGCCTCGACGGTCTGGCGATCCTGCCCACCGTGCTGGTCGGCGGCGCGCTGGGCATCTTCTGCTACCTGTCGGGCAACGCCAAGTTCGCCGAATACCTGCTGATTCCCTACGTCGCCGGCTCCGGCGAGCTGATCGTGTTCTGCGGCGCGCTGATCGGCGCCGGCCTCGGCTTCCTGTGGTTCAACACCTACCCGGCGCAGGTGTTCATGGGCGACGTCGGTGCCCTGGCGCTCGGTGCCGCACTGGGGACCATCGCAGTGATCGTCCGCCAGGAAGTGGTGCTGTTCATCATGGGCGGGGTGTTCGTCATGGAGACCCTGTCGGTGGTGATCCAGGTCGCCTCGTTCAAGCTCACCGGACGCCGCGTGTTCCGTATGGCACCGATCCACCACCACTTCGAGCTCAAGGGCTGGCCGGAGCCGCGGGTCATCGTGCGCTTCTGGATCATCACCGTGGTGCTGGTGCTGGTCGGCCTGTCCACCCTGAAGCTGAGGTAA
- a CDS encoding UDP-N-acetylmuramoyl-tripeptide--D-alanyl-D-alanine ligase, whose translation MLEAWMLSTVLGALRGRLAGPDAFFNGVSIDSRRIEPGQLFVALSGARFDGHDYLEQVAAKSAAAALVEREQEEVELPQLVVADTRLALGQLGALNRAAFRGRVAAVTGSSGKTTVKEMLASILRADHGGDAAAVLATRGNLNNDLGVPLTLLELAPQHRSAVIELGANHVGEIAYTVGLSRPQVAIITNAGSAHVGEFGGPEKIVEAKGEILEGLDADGVAVLNRDDPAFEVWSRRAAGRQVLSFAMHAAADFSARELARDARGCPAFTLVGPGGEVRIQLNLLGEHNVANALAAAAAAHALGVGGAAIRAGLEALQPVKGRACAQLAPSGMRVIDDSYNANPAAIKAAIDILAGFSGRTVLVLGDMGELGAWAEAGHREVGAYARGKVDALYAVGPLMSHAVAAFGEGARHFASQAELIAVLAAEQSPETTLLIKGSRSAAMENVVAAFCACAGEH comes from the coding sequence ATGCTTGAAGCCTGGATGCTGAGCACGGTGCTGGGTGCCCTCAGGGGCCGCCTGGCCGGGCCGGATGCCTTCTTCAACGGGGTGAGCATCGACAGCCGCCGGATCGAGCCGGGCCAGCTGTTCGTCGCCCTGTCCGGCGCGCGCTTCGACGGGCACGACTACCTCGAGCAGGTCGCCGCCAAGAGCGCCGCCGCCGCGCTGGTCGAGCGCGAGCAGGAGGAAGTCGAGCTGCCGCAGCTGGTGGTGGCCGACACCCGCCTGGCTCTCGGTCAGCTCGGCGCGCTGAACCGCGCCGCCTTCCGCGGCCGGGTCGCGGCGGTCACCGGCTCCAGCGGCAAGACCACGGTCAAGGAGATGCTCGCCAGCATCCTGCGTGCCGACCACGGCGGCGACGCCGCCGCGGTGCTGGCCACCCGCGGCAACCTCAACAACGACCTCGGCGTGCCGCTGACCCTGCTCGAGCTGGCGCCGCAGCACCGCAGCGCGGTGATCGAGCTGGGCGCCAACCATGTCGGCGAGATCGCCTACACGGTCGGCCTGAGCAGGCCGCAGGTGGCGATCATCACCAACGCTGGCAGCGCCCACGTCGGCGAGTTCGGCGGCCCGGAGAAGATCGTCGAGGCCAAGGGCGAGATCCTCGAGGGCCTGGACGCCGACGGCGTGGCCGTGCTCAACCGCGACGATCCGGCCTTCGAGGTGTGGTCCAGGCGCGCCGCCGGGCGCCAGGTGCTGAGCTTCGCCATGCACGCCGCCGCCGACTTCAGCGCCCGCGAACTGGCCCGCGACGCCCGCGGCTGCCCGGCCTTCACCCTGGTCGGCCCGGGCGGTGAGGTGCGCATCCAGCTCAACCTGCTCGGCGAGCACAACGTGGCCAATGCCCTGGCCGCCGCCGCCGCCGCCCACGCCCTGGGTGTCGGCGGCGCGGCGATCCGCGCCGGGCTGGAGGCCCTGCAGCCAGTCAAGGGGCGTGCCTGCGCGCAGCTCGCTCCGTCTGGAATGCGGGTCATCGACGACAGCTACAACGCCAATCCCGCCGCAATCAAGGCGGCGATTGATATACTGGCGGGCTTTTCCGGACGCACCGTCCTGGTGCTGGGCGACATGGGCGAGTTGGGTGCCTGGGCCGAGGCTGGCCACCGCGAGGTGGGCGCCTATGCCCGTGGCAAGGTCGACGCGCTGTACGCCGTGGGCCCGCTGATGAGCCATGCCGTCGCTGCCTTCGGCGAGGGTGCGCGGCATTTTGCCAGTCAGGCTGAACTGATCGCCGTCCTCGCTGCCGAACAGTCTCCGGAAACCACCCTGTTGATCAAAGGCTCGCGCAGCGCGGCGATGGAAAACGTCGTGGCTGCGTTCTGTGCCTGTGCTGGAGAACACTAA
- a CDS encoding peptidoglycan D,D-transpeptidase FtsI family protein — protein MISLEGALYPWRFRLVLGVLFAMVAVIVWRIVDLHVFDHDFLKAHGDARSVRHIPIPAHRGLITDRNGEPLAVSTPVTTLWGNPKELMGARQHWPTLAAALGLDPQALSAKLQQNAGREFLYLARGLTPEQGEAVLAHKIPGVYSIEEFRRFYPAGEVTAHLIGFTDIDDRGREGVELAFEQWLAGMPGQREVLKDRRGRLIKDVGVARNAKPGKELALSIDLRLQYLAHRELRNALVENKAKAGSLVILDVQTGEVLAMVNHPTYNPNNKRTLQPQAMRNRALIDVFEPGSTVKPISMMAALESGRWKPTDTVEVWPHSLRIGRYTIRDVSRGGGPVLDLTGILIRSSNVGISKIAFDIGGEAIYHKMQQLGLGQDTGLGFPGEQVGNLPNHRKWPQAETATLSYGYGLSVTAIQLAHAYATIANHGRMVPLSLARVDQPAAVSQVIPDEVARTMQGMLQQVVEAPGGAHRAQVPGYHVAGKSGTARKNSVGSKGYKQNAYRSLFAGFAPTSSPRFAAVVVIDEPGGEGYFGGLVSAPVFSKVMAGTLRLMNIAPDNLPPLPEAQQAVAVPGNGGRG, from the coding sequence ATGATCAGTCTCGAGGGGGCCCTCTACCCCTGGCGCTTTCGTCTGGTGCTCGGCGTCCTGTTCGCCATGGTGGCGGTGATCGTCTGGCGCATCGTCGATCTCCACGTGTTCGACCATGACTTCCTCAAGGCCCATGGCGATGCACGCAGCGTGCGGCACATTCCGATCCCGGCGCACCGCGGGCTGATCACCGACCGCAACGGCGAGCCGCTGGCGGTCAGTACCCCGGTCACCACCCTGTGGGGCAACCCCAAGGAGCTGATGGGCGCGCGCCAGCACTGGCCGACCCTGGCCGCGGCGCTGGGCCTGGATCCGCAGGCGCTCAGCGCGAAGCTGCAGCAGAATGCCGGGCGCGAGTTCCTCTACCTGGCCCGCGGTCTGACCCCCGAGCAGGGCGAGGCGGTGCTGGCGCACAAGATTCCCGGGGTCTACAGCATCGAGGAGTTCCGCCGCTTCTATCCGGCCGGCGAGGTGACTGCCCATTTGATCGGCTTCACCGACATCGACGATCGCGGACGCGAGGGGGTCGAGCTGGCCTTCGAGCAGTGGCTGGCCGGCATGCCCGGCCAGCGCGAGGTGCTCAAGGATCGCCGCGGCCGCCTGATCAAGGACGTCGGCGTGGCGCGCAACGCCAAGCCGGGCAAGGAGCTGGCGCTGTCCATCGACCTGCGCCTGCAGTACCTGGCGCACCGCGAGCTGCGCAACGCCCTGGTGGAGAACAAGGCCAAGGCCGGCAGTCTGGTGATCCTCGACGTGCAGACCGGCGAGGTGCTGGCCATGGTCAACCACCCCACCTACAACCCCAACAACAAGCGCACCCTGCAACCGCAAGCGATGCGCAACCGCGCGCTGATCGACGTCTTCGAGCCGGGCTCGACGGTGAAGCCGATCTCGATGATGGCGGCCCTGGAGAGCGGGCGCTGGAAGCCCACCGACACCGTCGAGGTCTGGCCGCACAGCCTGCGCATCGGCCGCTACACCATCCGCGACGTGTCGCGCGGCGGCGGCCCGGTGCTCGACCTTACCGGCATCCTGATCCGTTCCAGCAACGTCGGCATCAGCAAGATCGCCTTCGACATCGGCGGCGAGGCGATCTACCACAAGATGCAGCAGCTCGGCCTCGGCCAGGACACCGGTCTGGGCTTCCCCGGCGAGCAGGTCGGCAACCTGCCCAACCACCGCAAGTGGCCGCAGGCGGAGACCGCGACACTCTCCTACGGCTATGGCCTGTCGGTGACGGCGATCCAGCTGGCCCATGCCTACGCGACCATCGCCAACCACGGGCGCATGGTGCCGCTGAGCCTGGCGCGCGTCGACCAGCCGGCGGCGGTCAGCCAGGTAATCCCCGACGAGGTGGCCAGGACCATGCAGGGCATGCTGCAGCAGGTGGTCGAGGCCCCGGGTGGCGCCCACCGCGCGCAGGTGCCCGGCTATCACGTGGCCGGCAAGAGCGGCACGGCGCGCAAGAACAGCGTGGGCAGCAAGGGCTACAAGCAGAACGCCTATCGCTCCCTGTTCGCCGGGTTCGCGCCGACCAGCAGCCCGCGCTTCGCCGCCGTCGTGGTGATCGACGAGCCGGGCGGCGAGGGCTACTTCGGTGGCCTGGTTTCCGCGCCGGTCTTCAGCAAGGTGATGGCCGGCACCCTGCGCTTGATGAACATAGCCCCGGACAACCTGCCGCCGCTGCCCGAAGCGCAGCAGGCGGTGGCGGTGCCCGGCAATGGAGGACGCGGCTGA